The segment TAATTTGTACTCGAGGTCTGAACGGCGGATATGGCTGCGCGTGCGGAGTGAAGAGTCACAAGGTCAGAATGATCAGCGACGTATACGTGCATGccctgacaaaaaaaattaagcggCACTGCGCCAAGTCAAAGCAGCTGCGAACGCACGCATGCTAGCTTAGCTTACATactcccaaaataaattaacttaaaaaaataaaataatttttaggacaatgaatctaaataaaaaccTACTTAAATTTATTATACTCCTATGATTTTTCTATCCTATTAGGAAATATATTATCCTATActattattttgggacagaagaTGAGTACTAGTTTGATAGCTGCCTGCATTGCTTTGCATATAAACGTGGAATTGGAGTAACTAGTATTACAGAGTACAGTAGATTTTTCGAGCTAACGAGGGAGACCTGACCGCCTGGGAGTGTGACAAACTTGGAAAATTTGGTTTCCATTCTCACCTTGCTTCGGCAACGATTACTCGCCAGAGAGCTCACAAACGACTCTGACCTTGTAATTTCGAGCGATTACGTATGGTTATCTGTGGTAACCTCGTAAGATAACTATTTcggattttaaaaatattttagtttttctcaAACAACCTTATAGTTTTTTGGGTAACCTAGCTCATAGTTTTTGTTTTCATGATAACCTCGTAGTTTTCCTGCTAACCGTGATACCACCAAGTAGCGGAAACCATACCAAAACAATGGAGAAAACGAGAAAACCCTGACTCTGACGACTCACTACTATACCTATAAGGATAAGGACATATGGTGTCCTTTTTTCAAGGCCATCTATTTATGCTGTATTCTTAACTATAAGTCCATTCGTTAACTAAGGTCATGTACTGAGTATTGTTTATAATTCATCACGAGTATCTGGGTTTTTCATGCATTAAAAGAAATTAAAGCTCGTTGTACGTACAAGACGTGCGTACACCTGAATCCAAGAAACGGCCCTTGTTTCGCACAGTGAACTAGTGATGTAGCTCGCTCCACGTGAGAGAAGAGgtaagtactacctccattgtaaaaggattttatttttagctatatataccAATAGTCTTTTCGACGAAGGTCAGTGGCGTGCCCACGTTATATCCCTCGGGGTCTTGTGACCCTGAGTAAATTATTATGTCTAACTAAATTGTACCATATTAATTATTATGTCAAGTAAAAACTTAGATGATGATTAGTATGTATTAGACCTCGGTACTTATATTCATCTAGATTCGCCACTAACATAGGTAGTAGTAGCCATTTCTGACTTAGACCGACGGGCGAGCACGGGAGTACACACTACCAAGTGTACACACTACCAGGGGTGAAAACAGTTACGGAAATTCCCGATCGACCGAGCGCCATTTCCGTATAAGGGGTATCGTTTCCGACCGTACTCtctttttagctatttttaaattttgttttttctaatttctttctgcATCGTATTAATGCCGACACTGAgtactttaaataataaatatgatCAATTACCGGCCGATCGAGCATTGTTTCTGAAGAGATGCTACTAATTCCGatcgtttccgaccgttttcacccctacacaCTACACATCGCTCTCGCCCCCCGGGAGTATGGGCGCACGCAATGGcatggcgcgcgcgcgtgcatcACATTGCCGCCATGCTGACATGCACCGCCGACGCCAGTCCAGCTAAGCCGCTACCTACAATTCCTCCACCACAAGTATGGTAATACGtagacgtcgtcgtcgtttaAAGGCCGGCCAGCCAGGAGGTCACTGTTGCTAGTCACGAACACCGCATGATATTTCTGTGTGCACGGACCGGTTGACCGTCCGCCCTGTTAATTACTCTTTTATCTGAATCTTTGATACTTACCACATATATAGTATATGTTGATCATATACCAACCGTAAAAGTTACTGTCATGGATAAGCAGATAATATCAACTGCTGAACTGCATGTATATTTGCTAACTTTTTATTACCACTTAAAAATTAATCTCTACGGATATTTCAGGTACACTGATTTTtgttctctctctgtctcttttTCAGGAGGCACCTAGAGTTTTACTGCATTCTAGTGTAGATATATggttttagtttattttttggggTGCTTTgtatttaaattttctaaaattttatcagttgtaagtttatttttattttttacttggAATAATTCACTGTACTTAGCACTTTTACCTGATAAGGAAAAGGTTGTTATAACAGGAGATGAGGGGGAGtgatagtggtagatcgagctaGAATTTTCTTAAGAGCAAGGCTTTTATGATTTGTATaagttttccttttatctcttctaccttaaaaaatttgaaatataattTCAATGGGTATTTAATTAGACTAACGAGTATAGGGCTCTAGCCCTAACTAACCTACTCCTATATCAACCGATGAGATGGAAGTGGTTACAATTATGTCCGTACAAATTAGAAAAGGGACTGAAATTTTCGAGCATATTTAAATAAATTCTATGTGCACCACACGGTGGTATATAGATCTCAGGTTTGATAAAAAACGATGATCAAACTGatctactgattttttttttataatggaatagaatatcccggcctttgctcaacgagttacaaccaattattacagaataacacacaaaataaaaagtttcccacaaaaaaaaaagacacctaccaacccaagataaagagtacacaattattgaattctgTTTGTTAATCTCCATCCAAATTAAATGGATaagcatttcttttttctctcagCGAGTCAAAGGTGATGTGTTGCTTGCTTCAGTATTTACCTAGCTAGGACGACAAATCAATCCATGGCTAagtatatattatgcatatgcatgagcCCTACAATATCATATCAGCTTAAATAATTTCGATTGTACGTTAATTTACTTGTCTCTGTCGTGAAAACCGCACTTCCCTATCGATCTAGAGcgtaataataattatatagatGATATGGACATATTCTTCGTTTGGTTAATTTGTTCAATGCATGATTCAATCCGGCCACTCCCTGAAAGTGAGGGAGATGATAAACTAATGAAGATCCTTGACAATTCTTAGTCCAAGTTTGAAGGAGTGAGCTGAGCAAGCAAGCATGAAGACTGTCCAACCTAATTAACGTCAAACGAAGCCaagatatatataataattaaggTGTATTACATTAAGCATTAACAACACGCATCTCGATCGGTGCTAATTAAAATGTGGATGGTTTTCGTGGCAGAATAATTAGCTCCTGGAAGATACGTACCAATCGGCAATCGCTGTCAAAGTTGACTATAACATTGCAATCGCTTCTTATATATTGCGACAATCGTTGCGTAAGGTTAATTTCATGGTAGAATCAGCAACTGTTGTAACAAATATTATCGCAATGTCAAGTGTTTTACTGATTGAAAATTAACATATTGTTTTACTGAAGTAGGAGGAAGTTACCACTGTTGGGGAATCAATCTTTGCCGCCGGTTGAGAACCCTTTGTTGTCCGGTTATGCAACCAAAACAgcaaatccgggactaaagatgtctaTTACTAAATATGGTgcaccgggactaaagaggatCTGTAGTCCTCAGGGGCCTGACACACCCTGACAACTggcgaaccgggactaaaaatggtttttagtcccggtttttttttaaccgggacaaTTGTGATTTTTTCCCGACAcggcaaagatcacttctccagtagtgtactTGATCATATTTGGAGCCCTTTTACGGTCACTCATCTTGCATGTGCTTATAATACGGCCCTGGATCAACCCTGATGGGGTTTAATGTtatttctgatggtaaaaaacCGTGAGGAAATTAATTTTCTAGTAGTGCCCTCTTGCGATATGCCAGATCGATCCAACCAAGATATATAAATGGCATCATATATAAAACCCTATTTCTTATCATCCATCAGTCAATCTCTTAGCTCTAGCTCAGGTGTCCTACCAGAACATATATGTTCTTTACTTAATTAGCTGGATCATATCttcaaacatataaaaaaaaatattgcatgcATGACATTCATGATAATTTTGCTGGCAGCACACCATTAATATCTCCTTCTGTCCGTATGATCGATCTGTGTCGTTCATCGATATCATGCATGTAGTACCAATCACGTAATATCCCCAAAGTCAACGAGAATCAAGCTACGATCTGTTAGGATGATGAGATCCACATATATTAGACAAAAACCCATGGAATCATTCGGGCTTAAACTAGATCAATTAATTAGCCCTAAAGAATCTCCGTGATACGTTATTATCTATAAATTCCCCAATTGTTGGAGCGTGCAACTGCCGCTGCCTAACTAATTAAACTGCCATTATACATGCTTAAGACGTACCAATTAATTGACACTATTAAAGCTACTAATGCATGCTTAGCTGCACATTTGCTAAACAATTCCACTCACATGTCCCTCGAGAAGGCAATATATTTGGAGTTCTTTATCAGTTAGTCAATGCAGAAGTCCAGGAGTGGCACTAGCATGGCCCAAAAAGTCTACTATACCGTCTACAGATCCACTTGCACACTTGCAAAGATTTTCCAAGCTTGTAGCTGTCCCAGATCTGCAATCtattattaattatatatgtgtgtgtgtatatatatattcatgataATTATTCAGTTGCATTTTATCGCATGTACACAGGCACACACAGCTAGCTAGTCAACTAGTCGTATGCAAGAGCGGTACACACGTTATTACTAGCTAAAGCTTTTCAAATAATGCATAACAATGTTTTACACATCTCTGACCTTTTGTACCATTTATACTatacagtttttttaaaaaaaaaaactacgcaTATTATATTGCATGTACACACAAAATTACAGCGCCATTGTTTTGTTACCCGATAGCTTATTAGCAAATAAAAGATcatttatgagtaaaacttttatatacatgtcctTAACGACTTAAAAccaaatattgtaaaataaactacaatgaaaaaatcaattcaaaactaagctctaaaatttaaaattttagtttataagaataagtataagaaaaaaatgaggCTGTTAGTCAACTAGTCGTACAAATAGCACATATGTACGTcattgtatgtttttttttaataacggAAAAGTGTTTTACACCTTCAACCTCTATACATTTTACACGGAGTCTTTTGGAGGTACTCGAAAGGGTAGGATATAAGTGTGAACCCGTCAATAGGGATAAGTGCGCGCGCGTTTGCGTTTGTacagtatttttaaaaaaattacacggTACAGTAGAAAACGTTCTATAAGTAGCTAACTAGCTCAGCTCACACACTTCGTCTCCACTATACTATATAACTAGTCTACCTCCATTggtgcctagctagctagctaggctaagGAGGGAGAGGGTTCGAGatggccatggccggcggcgagccgacgCCGATGCCGGTGTCGGCGATGTGCACGCCGGCGTTCGTGGCGCGGGTGGTGCGGAGCCGGTGGTTCGTGGTGTTCGCGTCgatggtggtgatggcggcgtCGGGGTCCACCTACATCTTCGCGCTCTACTCCAAGGAGCTCCGCTCCACGCTGGGCTACAACCAGCAGACGCTCAACACCCTCAGCTTCTTCAAGGACCTCGGCACCAACGTCGGCGTCGTCTCCGGCCTCGTCCAGCAGGTGGCCCCCACCTGGGCGGTGCTCCTCATCGGCGCCGCCATGAACCTCGCCGGCTACCTCATGGTCTACCTCGCCCTGGaacgccgcacggcggcgccgcccgtgtGGCTCATGTGCGTGTACATCTGCGTTGGTGCCAATGCGCTTACCTTCTCCAACACCGGCGCGCTCGTCTCCTGCGTCAAGAACTTCCCGGAGAGCCGCGGCATCGTCATCGGCTTGCTCAAGGGGTTCGTCGGGCTCAGCGGCGCCATCTACACGCAGCTCTACCTCGCCATCTATGGCGACGACGCCAAGTCGCTGGTGCTGCTCATCGCGtggctccccgccgccgtgtACATCTTCTTCGTCCACACCATCCGCGTGCTCCCCTACCGGCggcggggcgacggcgaggaggtcgacAGCAAGCCCTTCTTCTGCTTCCTCTACATCTCCATCGCGCTCGCCGCCTACCTGCTCGTCATGATCGTCGTGCAGAAGCAGGTCCGCGGCTTCTCCCACGCGGCGtacgtcgtcggcgccgccgcgctcctcctcatcctcttcctcccgctcgccgtcgtcgtcaaggaGGAGCGCAAGAACGCGTCCCACCTCGAGCGCGCCCTCCAGCAGCCGCCGTCCATCGCCGTCGAGCACCCCACGCCCACGAAAGaagccgacggcgacgccgcggcgtcgtGCGTGGGGAGGATGTTCAGGCCGCCGGAGTTGGGGGAGGACTACAGCATCATGCAGGCGCTGGTGAGCGTGGAGATGGCCGTGCTGTTCGTTGTGTCGGTGTTCGGCATCGGCGGGACGCTGACGGCGATCGACAACATGGCGCAGATCGGGCAGTCGCTGGGCTACCCGGCGAAGAGCATCAACACGTTCGTGTCGCTCATCAGCATCTGGAACTACGccggccgcgtcggcgccg is part of the Oryza glaberrima chromosome 12, OglaRS2, whole genome shotgun sequence genome and harbors:
- the LOC127757594 gene encoding uncharacterized membrane protein YMR155W-like; amino-acid sequence: MAMAGGEPTPMPVSAMCTPAFVARVVRSRWFVVFASMVVMAASGSTYIFALYSKELRSTLGYNQQTLNTLSFFKDLGTNVGVVSGLVQQVAPTWAVLLIGAAMNLAGYLMVYLALERRTAAPPVWLMCVYICVGANALTFSNTGALVSCVKNFPESRGIVIGLLKGFVGLSGAIYTQLYLAIYGDDAKSLVLLIAWLPAAVYIFFVHTIRVLPYRRRGDGEEVDSKPFFCFLYISIALAAYLLVMIVVQKQVRGFSHAAYVVGAAALLLILFLPLAVVVKEERKNASHLERALQQPPSIAVEHPTPTKEADGDAAASCVGRMFRPPELGEDYSIMQALVSVEMAVLFVVSVFGIGGTLTAIDNMAQIGQSLGYPAKSINTFVSLISIWNYAGRVGAGYLSEMLLARYRFPRPLALTAVLLASCVGHLLIAFGVPSSLYAASVIIGFCFGAQWPLLFAIISEVFGLKYYSTLFNFGSAASPIGAYVLNVRVAGRMYDAEAARQHGGVAVAGDKICKGVMCFKRSFLIITGVTFAGALVSLLLVWRTRSFYKGDIYARFKVAPATAATSAAAAAEASSPEVEEKKGTEKNKKDGVHEHESN